One Candidatus Thermokryptus mobilis DNA window includes the following coding sequences:
- a CDS encoding Ig-like domain-containing protein, protein MKSLGSVLFSILIIFGCATQIPPSGGPPDTTPPQIIKTFPANGSLNFKENFVEVEFSEYVDKRSVQDAIFISPYIEGEIKYKWSGRKLKIIFPQKLKENTTYVITFGAEIRDINAGNKMKESFTIAFSTGQKIDTGSIDGKIFTEKENFMVFAYLIDGMNPDTLSPIHTKPDYVTQAGKDGSFKFQFIKFGKYRLFAINDKTKNFLYDPTIDDYGVYWNDIVIDSLNPSVSNIIFKTTLEDTSKPFVSSITPIDNSHIIVRFSEKVTLKDKSIKIESSKGETPFIIQQFQDSTRFMLITEKLEQGEKYILKISKLTDISGNEINPVALEISGNFSPDTTAPSLILSMPSENEEDVSLTPTIKLYFDDILKGDFIVNLLDSTGKEIKSKIMQSQNIITVQPESELKPGEIYTIKVFNLSDINSNKLKDTLKLTFKTIDPSNFGAIEGRIACEDTTSDVIISAFDPEKKKVFHTTSKCNSKFAFEQIPQGKYIISAFIDSNRNGKYDYGKVFPFVPSERFTFYPDTVKVRARWTTENVDIKF, encoded by the coding sequence ATGAAATCCCTTGGCTCAGTTCTGTTTTCTATCCTGATAATTTTCGGTTGCGCAACTCAAATCCCACCCTCTGGAGGACCACCTGACACAACACCACCTCAAATAATAAAAACATTCCCAGCAAATGGAAGCCTCAACTTCAAAGAAAACTTCGTTGAAGTGGAATTTAGCGAGTATGTTGATAAACGCTCCGTTCAAGATGCGATATTTATCTCGCCATATATTGAAGGTGAGATCAAATACAAATGGTCCGGAAGAAAGCTTAAAATCATTTTCCCTCAAAAACTGAAAGAAAACACAACTTATGTCATAACATTTGGAGCAGAGATAAGAGATATAAACGCTGGGAATAAAATGAAAGAATCATTCACCATCGCATTTTCAACCGGTCAAAAAATTGACACTGGCTCAATTGATGGGAAAATTTTCACGGAAAAAGAAAACTTCATGGTCTTTGCTTATTTAATTGATGGAATGAACCCCGATACACTTTCACCGATTCATACAAAACCAGATTATGTGACGCAAGCAGGAAAGGATGGAAGCTTTAAATTTCAATTTATAAAGTTTGGCAAATACAGATTGTTCGCCATAAACGATAAGACAAAGAATTTCCTCTATGATCCAACCATTGACGATTATGGGGTTTATTGGAACGATATCGTCATTGATTCGCTTAATCCATCGGTTTCAAATATAATTTTTAAAACGACGCTTGAAGACACAAGTAAACCATTCGTTTCCTCTATAACCCCAATTGACAACTCACACATAATTGTCAGATTTTCAGAAAAAGTAACTTTAAAAGATAAATCCATAAAAATTGAAAGTTCAAAAGGGGAGACGCCTTTTATCATTCAACAATTTCAAGACAGCACAAGGTTTATGCTCATAACAGAAAAGCTTGAACAAGGTGAGAAATACATTTTAAAAATTTCAAAATTAACAGACATATCGGGAAACGAAATCAATCCCGTCGCCCTTGAAATTTCCGGGAATTTTTCCCCTGACACAACAGCTCCTTCTCTTATCCTTTCAATGCCATCTGAAAACGAAGAAGATGTAAGTTTAACACCGACGATAAAACTTTACTTTGACGATATTTTAAAAGGCGATTTCATTGTAAATCTCCTTGACTCAACCGGTAAGGAGATAAAATCAAAAATCATGCAAAGTCAGAACATAATCACAGTCCAACCTGAAAGTGAACTTAAACCAGGTGAAATTTACACAATCAAAGTTTTCAATTTAAGCGACATCAACTCAAACAAACTCAAAGATACGCTGAAGTTAACCTTCAAAACAATTGATCCTTCAAATTTCGGGGCGATTGAAGGTAGGATAGCTTGCGAAGACACAACAAGTGATGTCATAATTTCTGCCTTTGACCCGGAGAAAAAGAAGGTCTTTCACACAACTTCAAAATGTAATTCAAAATTTGCATTTGAGCAGATACCACAGGGCAAATATATAATCTCCGCTTTCATTGACTCAAACAGGAATGGTAAGTACGATTATGGCAAGGTTTTTCCATTTGTTCCGTCCGAGAGATTCACATTTTATCCCGATACTGTTAAGGTCAGGGCGAGGTGGACAACGGAAAATGTTGATATAAAATTTTAA
- a CDS encoding alcohol dehydrogenase catalytic domain-containing protein translates to MKVAKLYDFGDIKIEEMEIPDINSDEVLVKVKACGVCSSDTMKWYVKKKVPLVIGHELSGVVVKVGENVGKFKVGDRVFIHHHAPCMKCRYCERGNFTMCETWKNSKIIPGGIAEFVKVPNVNLQNDMFKLPDDVSFEDGALIEPVACSVKAFKKAGIKQGDYVVVLGLGFMGQVNVKLAKFYGAEIVIGVDKVKYRLDKAIENGADFVIDFSKENVKEKVSELTNKYMADIVIVGPGTIEAINSGLELVAKGGKLILFTPTPEDARLEIKPYEIYFNEISIIPSYSAGPDDTIEALKLISNGIIKAEKFVTHRFKIEDTKKAFDITAKAGDSLKCVITFD, encoded by the coding sequence GTGAAAGTTGCAAAATTATATGACTTCGGCGATATAAAGATAGAGGAAATGGAAATCCCGGATATAAATTCAGATGAGGTTCTCGTTAAAGTTAAAGCTTGCGGGGTTTGTTCAAGCGACACGATGAAATGGTATGTTAAGAAGAAAGTTCCACTTGTCATCGGACACGAGCTTTCGGGCGTCGTCGTTAAAGTTGGTGAAAATGTGGGTAAATTTAAAGTCGGTGATAGGGTCTTCATACATCATCACGCACCTTGCATGAAGTGTAGATATTGTGAACGCGGGAATTTCACAATGTGCGAAACCTGGAAAAATTCAAAGATAATACCAGGTGGAATAGCTGAATTCGTTAAAGTCCCAAATGTGAATTTACAAAATGATATGTTTAAACTTCCAGATGATGTCTCTTTTGAGGACGGGGCTTTGATTGAACCAGTGGCGTGTTCTGTAAAGGCGTTTAAAAAGGCGGGGATAAAGCAAGGGGATTATGTGGTCGTCTTGGGACTCGGTTTTATGGGACAGGTAAATGTTAAACTTGCGAAATTTTATGGTGCTGAAATCGTCATCGGAGTTGATAAAGTTAAATACCGACTTGATAAAGCAATTGAAAACGGCGCCGATTTTGTAATTGATTTCTCAAAAGAAAATGTGAAGGAGAAAGTAAGTGAATTGACAAATAAATACATGGCTGACATCGTCATCGTCGGTCCAGGGACAATTGAAGCGATAAACTCTGGTTTGGAACTTGTCGCAAAAGGTGGAAAACTTATCCTTTTTACGCCGACACCTGAAGACGCAAGATTGGAAATCAAACCATACGAAATTTACTTCAACGAAATATCAATCATACCAAGCTACTCGGCTGGTCCAGATGACACAATTGAAGCGTTAAAATTGATAAGCAATGGGATTATAAAAGCGGAAAAATTCGTCACACATAGATTTAAAATTGAAGATACAAAAAAAGCTTTTGATATAACTGCGAAAGCAGGCGATTCGCTTAAATGCGTGATTACATTTGATTAA
- the pssA gene encoding CDP-diacylglycerol--serine O-phosphatidyltransferase, translating to MKRNKFIFVPSLFTVLNMFSGFLAILYAMSDLYIQSAWFIILAAIFDSLDGAMARLTKSATEFGVELDSLADVISFGVAPSVLVYKFYFHEFGEIGVFLSSLLMIFGAMRLARFNVELVGFDKEFFKGLPIPSSASTVASYIILFYNEETGMPNFEKYALIPMVVALSLLMVSSIKYDTIPKFSLKTLKTSPVKFLYFYLGIVLAIITRGKIIFPWFVLFIIFGALRSLFNTFKPVLGLAGTKSTEEEDEFNDFDI from the coding sequence ATGAAGAGAAACAAGTTTATCTTCGTCCCGAGTTTGTTCACGGTCTTGAACATGTTTTCGGGGTTTCTTGCAATTCTGTATGCGATGAGCGATTTATATATTCAGTCAGCTTGGTTTATAATTCTGGCTGCGATATTTGATTCGCTTGATGGGGCTATGGCTCGGCTGACAAAGAGCGCGACTGAGTTTGGAGTTGAACTTGATTCGCTGGCGGATGTGATTTCGTTTGGGGTTGCGCCATCAGTTCTTGTCTATAAATTTTACTTTCACGAGTTCGGAGAAATAGGTGTATTTTTGAGCTCGCTTTTGATGATATTCGGGGCTATGCGACTTGCGAGGTTCAATGTTGAACTTGTCGGCTTTGATAAGGAATTTTTCAAGGGACTACCTATACCATCTTCAGCGTCAACTGTGGCGTCCTATATAATTTTGTTCTATAACGAAGAAACGGGAATGCCGAACTTTGAAAAATATGCCCTTATCCCAATGGTCGTAGCTCTATCCTTACTTATGGTAAGCTCAATTAAATACGACACGATACCTAAATTTTCGCTTAAAACATTAAAAACATCGCCTGTAAAGTTTCTCTATTTTTACCTTGGCATAGTCCTCGCCATAATAACTCGCGGGAAGATAATTTTCCCTTGGTTTGTTCTCTTTATAATTTTCGGCGCACTGAGATCGCTGTTTAACACATTTAAACCAGTCCTTGGGCTTGCTGGAACGAAATCAACTGAAGAAGAAGATGAATTCAATGATTTTGACATCTAA
- a CDS encoding DUF559 domain-containing protein: protein MDDIKRDRRLMDMGFKVLRFWSNDVLRNIDGVMREIEREIGNVKSFR, encoded by the coding sequence TTGGATGATATTAAAAGGGATAGGAGGTTGATGGATATGGGTTTTAAGGTGTTAAGGTTTTGGAGCAATGATGTGTTAAGAAACATTGATGGTGTGATGAGGGAGATTGAGCGTGAGATTGGGAATGTTAAATCTTTTAGATAG
- a CDS encoding phosphatidylserine decarboxylase family protein yields the protein MGKVRLIAKYGVSTVAWIIAISIVLIFISFAIKLTPIRILLLILAISLTSFTLFFFRDPERKIPNGDGIIVSPADGKVFLIREFFENEFIFDEAVQVSIFMSPLNVHVNRIPIGGEVKFLKYVPGKYIVAFDEKSSENNERRIIGIETEDGFKILVKQIAGFIARRIVCDVRKGDKVNTGQRFGMIKFGSRVDVIMPKGKVELLVNLGQSVKAGETIIAKVKR from the coding sequence ATGGGGAAAGTCAGATTGATAGCAAAGTATGGAGTTTCCACTGTTGCATGGATAATTGCAATTTCCATCGTCTTAATCTTTATCTCCTTTGCGATAAAATTAACACCGATTAGAATTCTACTCCTCATCTTGGCAATTTCCTTAACTTCGTTTACACTTTTCTTTTTCAGGGACCCGGAACGAAAAATTCCAAATGGAGATGGCATAATAGTTTCGCCAGCGGATGGGAAAGTTTTTTTGATAAGGGAGTTTTTTGAAAACGAATTCATCTTTGACGAGGCAGTTCAGGTAAGTATATTTATGTCGCCTTTAAATGTCCATGTGAATAGAATCCCAATAGGTGGTGAAGTAAAATTTTTGAAATATGTCCCCGGCAAGTATATTGTTGCATTTGATGAAAAATCTTCCGAAAATAATGAGAGAAGGATCATAGGAATTGAAACAGAAGACGGCTTTAAAATTTTGGTCAAGCAAATTGCTGGCTTTATCGCAAGAAGAATTGTCTGCGATGTAAGAAAAGGAGATAAGGTGAATACGGGTCAAAGATTCGGGATGATAAAGTTCGGTTCAAGGGTTGATGTGATAATGCCGAAGGGTAAAGTTGAATTACTTGTTAATTTGGGTCAAAGTGTAAAAGCAGGCGAAACAATAATTGCAAAAGTTAAGAGGTGA
- a CDS encoding capsule assembly Wzi family protein has product MNGMVYADLSFYPVKNLNFYGEFLIDDWQVSRQTKGDLEPNEYGFIVGLRYADLFKFLNVFGSQIQIEYTQVRNRTYNVADNRGYQKYLRFRRPIGHRLGNNFQSFELWISQWLFPGGGYRNSLNLTLNYKFVERGEGGIEKPFDEPWMAPEVTVEKGYKEKFPYGVVETTHRFGLNVFYFYSKNFNINFELYFSTYRNYKNQLGERHREFSFRIWFFFNFDKWYR; this is encoded by the coding sequence ATGAATGGAATGGTTTATGCTGATTTAAGTTTTTATCCTGTTAAAAACTTAAATTTTTATGGGGAATTTCTCATTGATGATTGGCAGGTGAGTAGACAAACAAAGGGGGACCTTGAGCCAAATGAATATGGTTTTATAGTTGGTTTAAGGTATGCTGACCTTTTTAAATTTTTAAATGTTTTTGGAAGTCAAATTCAAATTGAATATACACAAGTTAGGAACAGGACTTATAATGTTGCTGATAATAGGGGTTATCAGAAATATCTTCGCTTTAGGAGACCGATAGGTCATCGGCTTGGGAATAATTTTCAAAGTTTTGAGTTATGGATTTCGCAGTGGCTTTTTCCAGGTGGTGGTTACAGAAATAGTTTGAATTTGACTTTGAATTATAAATTTGTTGAGCGTGGTGAGGGTGGGATAGAAAAGCCGTTTGATGAGCCGTGGATGGCTCCAGAGGTGACGGTTGAAAAAGGTTACAAAGAGAAATTCCCTTATGGAGTGGTTGAGACGACACATAGATTTGGGTTGAATGTGTTTTATTTTTACAGCAAAAATTTTAACATAAATTTTGAGCTATATTTTTCAACTTACAGGAATTATAAAAATCAGCTTGGCGAGCGTCACCGAGAGTTTTCCTTTAGAATTTGGTTTTTCTTCAATTTTGATAAGTGGTATCGTTAA
- the purS gene encoding phosphoribosylformylglycinamidine synthase subunit PurS, with protein MKAKVIIKLKDSILDPQGLTIHHALETLGYKNIESLRSGKFFEIELNVEDKEKASEIVDEICKKLLANPVTEEYQFTIE; from the coding sequence ATGAAAGCGAAAGTCATAATCAAGCTAAAGGACTCAATCCTTGACCCACAGGGTTTGACGATACATCATGCACTTGAGACGCTCGGTTACAAAAACATTGAAAGTTTAAGGTCGGGGAAATTTTTTGAGATTGAGTTAAATGTTGAGGATAAAGAGAAAGCAAGTGAAATCGTTGATGAGATTTGTAAAAAGTTACTTGCAAACCCGGTGACAGAAGAGTATCAGTTTACGATTGAGTAG
- a CDS encoding endonuclease domain-containing protein yields the protein MAKVYVKQARVLRKNMTRAERVLWGRLRNKGLGVKFRRQEPIGDYMVDFVCYERGIVIELDGWATCWGFG from the coding sequence ATGGCAAAGGTTTATGTTAAGCAAGCGAGGGTGTTGAGGAAAAATATGACGAGGGCGGAGAGAGTTCTTTGGGGGAGGTTAAGGAATAAAGGGTTAGGGGTAAAATTTAGGCGACAGGAGCCGATTGGTGATTATATGGTTGATTTTGTTTGTTATGAGAGGGGTATAGTTATTGAGTTGGATGGTTGGGCAACATGTTGGGGATTTGGATGA
- a CDS encoding capsule assembly Wzi family protein: MLKKFFLLFVFAVEIIFAQFQETIPTDYWIYKLVEELKLRGYFRGLPQGYKPYSRIEVVKQILDEGVSGEFERKLFKMLEDEFQDEIKFLTSNDKNDFSVKAGLMLSEYAVRDNFSSRTFRFRGRAKFAFYFGDKFTLYNNSLADQNLLDDTTYTGNRFRGFFAGYTEQGYLRLNFEPVSIKLGRDYIKWGYGRGGNLLVSDYAIPYDVLQIDLFSKRLKYSFFISQLENRNYSPDSGKTTLSANRYLTGGGLS, translated from the coding sequence ATGTTGAAAAAATTTTTTCTTTTGTTTGTCTTTGCCGTTGAAATAATTTTCGCTCAGTTTCAGGAGACAATTCCAACTGATTATTGGATTTATAAACTCGTTGAGGAGCTTAAGCTTAGAGGTTATTTCAGAGGGCTTCCACAAGGATATAAGCCATATTCAAGGATTGAGGTGGTGAAACAAATTTTAGATGAAGGAGTTTCAGGTGAATTTGAAAGGAAACTTTTTAAAATGCTTGAGGATGAATTTCAAGATGAAATAAAGTTTTTAACTTCAAATGATAAAAATGATTTTTCTGTCAAAGCTGGTCTTATGCTTTCTGAATATGCAGTAAGGGACAATTTTTCAAGTAGAACTTTTAGGTTTAGAGGTAGAGCTAAGTTTGCATTTTATTTTGGTGATAAGTTCACACTTTACAACAATTCGCTTGCCGATCAAAATCTTCTTGATGATACGACATATACTGGGAATAGATTTCGCGGTTTCTTTGCTGGTTATACGGAGCAGGGATATTTGAGGTTAAATTTTGAGCCGGTTTCAATAAAGCTCGGTCGGGATTATATCAAGTGGGGATATGGTCGGGGTGGGAATCTTTTGGTCTCGGATTATGCAATTCCATACGATGTGCTTCAGATTGACCTTTTCTCAAAAAGGTTAAAATATAGCTTTTTTATCTCTCAACTTGAAAATAGAAATTATTCGCCTGATAGCGGTAAGACGACTCTGAGCGCAAATAGATATCTTACGGGGGGAGGTTTGAGTTGA
- a CDS encoding ABC transporter permease — translation MKGKIYQLLLVPSLIVLVIFFLFPLLIMFYYSFLQRGVYGGFEPIENLKEYIISLRWLENYARAFDELYIPIYIRSLYIATLTTLICLLIGYPVAYYIAFFVKPERKILYLFFIIVPLWTSFLIRTYAWILILRDEGLLNLFLMKMGLIDKPLPLLYNEFSVLLGLVYGELPFMILPIYASLEKIDITLIEASKDLGADEFSTLKRVILPLTLPGIIVGVVIVFIPTLGSFIVSDLLGGAKSMLIGNLIQNQFMVARDKPFGSALAFVLSSFVMILLYIYRKISGGKIEVI, via the coding sequence GTGAAGGGGAAAATTTATCAACTGCTTCTTGTTCCATCTTTGATCGTTTTGGTGATCTTTTTCCTTTTTCCGCTTTTGATAATGTTTTATTACAGTTTCTTGCAACGCGGAGTTTATGGGGGGTTTGAACCAATTGAAAATTTAAAGGAATATATCATCTCACTCCGCTGGCTTGAAAATTATGCGAGAGCCTTTGATGAACTTTACATCCCGATTTACATTCGCTCGCTTTATATAGCCACATTGACAACTTTAATTTGCCTACTTATCGGTTATCCAGTTGCGTATTACATCGCATTTTTCGTCAAGCCGGAGAGAAAAATTCTCTATCTTTTTTTCATAATCGTTCCGCTCTGGACAAGCTTTTTGATAAGGACATACGCTTGGATTTTAATTTTGAGAGATGAGGGCTTGTTGAATTTATTTTTGATGAAGATGGGCTTGATTGACAAGCCACTTCCTTTGTTATACAACGAATTTTCCGTTTTGCTTGGTCTTGTCTATGGCGAGTTGCCGTTCATGATTTTGCCAATTTATGCATCGCTTGAGAAAATTGACATAACTTTAATTGAAGCGTCAAAAGACCTCGGCGCTGATGAATTTTCCACCTTAAAGCGCGTGATTTTACCTTTGACATTGCCAGGGATAATCGTTGGAGTTGTTATCGTCTTCATCCCAACGCTTGGTTCTTTTATCGTCTCTGACCTCCTTGGTGGGGCAAAAAGTATGCTTATCGGTAATCTCATCCAAAATCAATTTATGGTTGCAAGGGATAAACCCTTTGGCTCGGCGCTCGCTTTCGTGTTAAGTTCATTCGTGATGATTTTGCTTTATATCTATCGCAAAATTTCAGGCGGAAAGATTGAAGTGATTTGA
- a CDS encoding DF family (seleno)protein, which translates to MKIQFLYFSDCPNHETARKNLMEAISEARIKHYEIEEIEIKSEEDALRYRFPGSPTIRVNGVDVDPSYIDNGDYGLMCRVYRIGDKFYGAPTKEMIKEALEDASFYEGIKEVGGCC; encoded by the coding sequence ATGAAAATTCAATTTCTTTATTTTTCCGATTGTCCAAATCACGAGACAGCCAGGAAAAACTTGATGGAAGCTATATCCGAGGCGAGGATAAAACATTATGAGATTGAGGAGATAGAGATAAAAAGTGAAGAGGACGCTTTGAGGTATCGTTTCCCTGGCTCGCCAACTATTAGAGTCAACGGTGTTGATGTTGATCCAAGCTATATTGACAACGGTGATTATGGGCTTATGTGCAGGGTTTACAGGATAGGTGATAAATTTTATGGTGCTCCGACGAAGGAGATGATAAAAGAGGCGCTTGAAGATGCGAGTTTTTATGAGGGTATAAAAGAGGTTGGCGGTTGTTGTTAA
- the glmS gene encoding glutamine--fructose-6-phosphate transaminase (isomerizing), whose protein sequence is MCGIVGYIGKRNVINILIDGLKRLEYRGYDSAGVAFWKDDKIEVLKMAGKVTELEKILVGVGSSSNIGIAHTRWATHGIPNDINAHPHIDCTGNIAVVHNGIVENYQSLKTKLEREGHIFKSQTDTEVIAHLLEEFYRIYGDVEVAVRNLFFEVKGTFGLAIISSYEPDKIIVARRGSPIAIGVGEGENVAASDATAIIGITRNVIFLDDDEYAVITRDNVSVKKVDHRKFAVSELDKEIFKIEFELEQIEKGGFPHFMLKEIFEQPESIMNSMRGRVLIEQGDAKLGGLSDVMDKVLNARRFIIAACGTSWHAGLVGKYMIEQLAKVPVVVEYASEFRYRDPVIYPDDVAWFISQSGETADTLAALRLVKERGATALGIVNVVGSTIARESDAGVYIHAGPEIGVASTKAFTSQLVVLALITLLVGRRNGNISLEQGRKIAEEIMKLSEKVREILKLNNFIEEIADKFKDHRNFLYLGRGYNYPVALEGALKLKEISYIHAEGYPAAEMKHGPIALIDENMPVVFIAPRDSIYEKVLSNMEEVKARRGKIISIITEPDEKVVKISDYVIQIPQTIEMLMPILTVIPLQLLAYHIAVKRGCDVDQPRNLAKSVTVE, encoded by the coding sequence ATGTGTGGGATTGTCGGTTATATCGGGAAGAGAAATGTCATTAACATTTTAATTGATGGATTGAAGCGTCTTGAGTATAGAGGTTATGATTCAGCTGGGGTTGCGTTTTGGAAGGATGATAAGATAGAGGTTTTGAAGATGGCGGGGAAGGTGACAGAACTTGAGAAAATTTTGGTGGGGGTGGGTTCAAGTTCAAATATCGGGATAGCTCACACACGCTGGGCAACGCATGGCATTCCAAATGACATAAATGCTCATCCACATATTGATTGCACTGGGAATATAGCGGTAGTGCATAATGGTATAGTTGAGAATTATCAATCGTTGAAGACGAAGTTGGAGAGAGAGGGACATATTTTCAAGAGTCAAACGGATACGGAGGTTATAGCACATCTTCTTGAGGAGTTTTATAGGATTTATGGAGATGTTGAGGTTGCTGTTAGGAACTTGTTTTTTGAAGTTAAGGGGACATTTGGGCTTGCGATCATTTCAAGTTATGAGCCGGATAAGATAATAGTTGCAAGGCGGGGGAGTCCCATTGCGATTGGGGTTGGGGAGGGTGAAAATGTAGCTGCTTCTGATGCGACCGCTATAATTGGGATAACGAGAAATGTGATATTTCTTGACGATGATGAATATGCTGTGATAACAAGGGATAATGTCAGCGTTAAGAAAGTTGATCACCGGAAGTTTGCAGTTTCGGAGCTTGATAAGGAGATTTTTAAGATTGAGTTTGAACTTGAACAGATTGAGAAGGGCGGTTTTCCTCATTTTATGTTGAAGGAGATTTTTGAACAGCCGGAGTCAATAATGAATTCAATGAGGGGCAGGGTCTTAATTGAACAGGGGGATGCAAAGCTTGGTGGGTTGAGCGATGTTATGGATAAGGTTTTAAATGCGAGAAGGTTTATAATCGCTGCTTGCGGGACATCTTGGCATGCGGGTTTAGTTGGTAAGTATATGATTGAGCAATTGGCGAAAGTTCCAGTTGTTGTTGAATATGCATCTGAATTTAGGTATCGCGACCCTGTGATTTATCCTGATGATGTTGCTTGGTTTATAAGTCAGAGTGGGGAAACGGCGGATACGCTTGCTGCTTTAAGGCTTGTCAAAGAAAGGGGTGCGACAGCGCTTGGGATAGTCAATGTCGTCGGTTCAACTATAGCAAGGGAAAGCGATGCCGGGGTTTATATACACGCTGGACCTGAAATTGGCGTTGCATCTACCAAGGCGTTCACAAGTCAGCTTGTTGTTTTGGCGCTTATAACTTTACTTGTTGGAAGGAGAAACGGAAATATATCGCTTGAACAAGGGAGAAAAATTGCAGAGGAGATTATGAAATTGTCGGAGAAAGTGAGAGAAATTTTGAAGTTGAATAATTTTATTGAGGAGATAGCTGATAAGTTTAAAGACCACAGGAATTTTCTGTATCTTGGTCGTGGTTATAATTATCCAGTGGCGCTTGAAGGTGCGTTGAAACTTAAGGAGATTTCATACATTCATGCGGAGGGTTATCCAGCTGCTGAGATGAAACACGGTCCTATTGCGCTTATTGATGAGAATATGCCTGTTGTCTTTATAGCGCCGAGGGATAGCATATATGAGAAAGTTTTAAGCAATATGGAGGAGGTCAAAGCAAGGCGTGGGAAGATAATATCAATTATAACCGAGCCGGATGAGAAAGTTGTAAAAATTTCGGATTATGTGATTCAGATACCGCAGACGATTGAGATGTTGATGCCGATTTTGACTGTTATCCCATTGCAGCTCCTTGCGTATCATATAGCTGTAAAGCGTGGATGTGATGTTGACCAACCGAGAAACCTTGCAAAAAGTGTGACGGTTGAGTAA
- a CDS encoding phosphoribosylaminoimidazolesuccinocarboxamide synthase has translation MTRKNKVQIFTPELVFEGNNKKFYTSEEENCLIMKFKDTITLRDGTVFKMKGHGELRNKISTILFEYLHNFNILTHYIKPVDESSMLVRKLNMIPIKVVVRNIAAGNFCDRFGIEKGRVLDQPVIELYYKNNTSHYPFVNEYHVYALHISTPEEIAMITRMASKINAILRSFFERRDLKFVDARFEFGVLGDDIVLGDEISPRTCRIWDKETNEPLDFERVRFNMGNVKESYSEILRRISI, from the coding sequence ATGACAAGGAAAAACAAGGTTCAGATCTTCACCCCTGAACTTGTATTTGAGGGAAACAACAAAAAGTTTTACACCTCGGAGGAAGAAAATTGTCTAATAATGAAGTTTAAAGACACGATCACCCTAAGAGATGGAACGGTTTTCAAGATGAAGGGACACGGTGAACTTAGGAATAAAATTTCAACAATTTTATTTGAGTATCTTCACAACTTCAACATACTTACGCACTATATAAAGCCAGTTGATGAAAGTTCAATGCTCGTTCGCAAACTCAATATGATTCCAATCAAAGTTGTCGTGAGAAATATAGCAGCTGGAAATTTTTGCGATAGGTTCGGGATTGAGAAAGGCAGAGTCCTTGATCAGCCAGTCATTGAACTTTATTACAAGAACAACACATCGCATTATCCGTTTGTTAATGAATATCATGTATATGCTTTGCACATCTCCACTCCGGAGGAAATTGCAATGATTACGAGGATGGCTTCAAAGATAAACGCCATATTGAGGTCATTTTTTGAGCGGAGGGATTTGAAATTTGTTGATGCGAGGTTTGAATTTGGAGTGCTTGGGGATGATATAGTGCTTGGGGATGAGATATCTCCGAGGACATGCAGAATTTGGGATAAGGAGACGAATGAACCGCTTGATTTTGAAAGGGTTCGCTTCAACATGGGCAATGTAAAGGAAAGCTATAGTGAAATTTTAAGGCGCATATCAATTTAA